In Spirosoma aureum, a single genomic region encodes these proteins:
- a CDS encoding WG repeat-containing protein: protein MTLTELKERIKEEVVLHEGDLKEWQWRRNGLLTEAEQDGIASAEFMRLVNDVSYQLGGLFPRINALKSTAETYARADKKQLLPLHLDELVAEAERLTLSRNFVTKRWLPAILATIPDPPKSETVAVPVPPPAPVTPPPVVPVVPTSLSRDEVRRKVAAKLDDYKSQRTIPAWVLRDLLYAINGDESIVTEEIFSYLVSNFFKAAREPQGNTLRERLVSADWENVLFKVNPEPAPVVTPEPYRPEPSRIPEPQPIVRSFTAQPARVRKGEAVTLAWEVENLLAVTIDDLGAGLSPQNRGWVKPVKTTDYTLFDVNNNPLSTVRVEVIRPDRSGVYGVMFALALLALIYWFIKNTNSEKTEPVEKPRTEKTSERTGKTPVHLAGKRRKKTARTTKPESEKPTETIARAEPAPKTKPEKQETPVQTMSKPIRSESSETRSSSQTAKPQYSEPNDKPYDKVDNRTDEQGWRMARKGKRWGYVNEFDEWVIEPQFEATTPFRGNVASVFFNGQLMKINRAGEQVKN from the coding sequence ATGACGCTTACCGAACTAAAAGAACGAATTAAGGAAGAAGTTGTCCTGCATGAGGGTGACTTGAAAGAATGGCAGTGGCGCAGAAATGGTCTGCTAACCGAAGCCGAGCAGGATGGTATTGCCTCCGCAGAATTCATGCGGCTGGTTAATGATGTGAGTTATCAGCTTGGAGGGCTGTTCCCTCGGATCAATGCGCTGAAGTCCACGGCCGAGACCTACGCCCGAGCCGATAAAAAACAGCTTCTGCCACTTCACCTCGACGAACTAGTTGCTGAAGCCGAGCGGTTGACATTATCCAGAAACTTCGTAACAAAACGCTGGCTTCCGGCAATTCTGGCAACTATTCCAGATCCGCCTAAATCAGAAACGGTTGCCGTACCGGTTCCGCCACCGGCGCCCGTTACTCCGCCCCCTGTTGTTCCCGTTGTTCCAACAAGCCTGAGCCGGGACGAGGTGCGCCGAAAGGTTGCTGCCAAACTAGACGACTATAAATCACAACGGACCATTCCTGCCTGGGTATTGCGCGATTTGCTTTATGCGATCAATGGTGATGAATCGATCGTAACGGAGGAGATATTCTCGTATCTCGTCAGTAATTTTTTCAAAGCCGCCCGCGAACCACAGGGAAACACGCTGCGGGAACGATTGGTGTCAGCCGATTGGGAAAACGTTCTATTTAAAGTCAATCCGGAACCTGCCCCCGTTGTAACACCCGAGCCTTACCGTCCGGAGCCATCGCGCATTCCCGAACCTCAGCCAATTGTACGCTCGTTTACAGCCCAGCCAGCCCGTGTCCGTAAGGGCGAAGCCGTGACGCTGGCCTGGGAGGTAGAGAATCTGCTGGCGGTTACGATCGATGATCTCGGAGCCGGGTTGTCTCCTCAGAACAGGGGTTGGGTAAAGCCAGTGAAAACCACGGATTATACCCTGTTCGATGTCAATAATAATCCATTGAGTACCGTTCGGGTGGAGGTCATACGGCCTGATCGAAGCGGAGTTTATGGGGTCATGTTCGCGCTGGCGTTGCTGGCTCTGATCTATTGGTTCATTAAAAATACGAATTCAGAGAAAACGGAACCAGTCGAAAAGCCGCGAACGGAAAAGACCTCCGAACGGACTGGAAAAACGCCTGTGCATTTGGCCGGGAAACGGCGAAAAAAAACGGCCAGAACGACTAAGCCGGAGTCAGAAAAACCAACAGAAACCATTGCCAGGGCTGAGCCCGCACCGAAAACCAAGCCTGAAAAACAGGAAACGCCGGTTCAGACTATGTCCAAGCCGATCAGAAGTGAATCATCCGAAACACGGTCATCGTCGCAAACCGCCAAGCCACAGTATTCGGAACCCAATGATAAGCCTTACGACAAAGTAGACAATCGCACCGATGAGCAGGGCTGGCGGATGGCTCGAAAAGGGAAACGCTGGGGCTATGTCAATGAATTCGACGAATGGGTCATTGAACCCCAGTTTGAGGCAACAACCCCATTTCGGGGAAATGTAGCGTCTGTTTTCTTCAACGGACAGCTTATGAAAATAAATCGGGCAGGCGAACAGGTGAAGAATTAG
- a CDS encoding PKD domain-containing protein: protein MLRRSIFWLLVLTLMGCEPFDLERKNFPVCAKPSATIGYIIDELDVTFFLENAQGDIGIVGWDPGDGKGVNRIGTRVTYNYQKAGTYTVSIAIGNTCDDTYTTTRQITVSN from the coding sequence ATGCTAAGACGGTCTATTTTCTGGTTACTCGTACTCACCTTGATGGGTTGTGAACCTTTTGATTTAGAGCGAAAAAATTTTCCTGTCTGTGCCAAACCATCGGCAACTATTGGCTATATAATCGATGAATTGGATGTGACCTTTTTCCTTGAAAATGCGCAGGGAGATATTGGCATTGTTGGCTGGGATCCCGGCGATGGCAAAGGTGTCAATCGAATCGGAACGCGGGTAACCTATAATTACCAAAAAGCCGGAACCTACACCGTATCAATCGCCATCGGCAATACCTGCGATGATACATACACGACTACCCGCCAAATCACCGTCAGTAACTGA
- a CDS encoding PAS domain S-box protein produces the protein MRWSAKTKDELVAEIQRLHHERDGVMLADTAPPYTDVRQTLDQLNLIGVTVDHQGTLIYANPYTYRVTAWQPDDIVGKSFFDIFIPAADRARLEMEFEEALTKRSVPEQKEISLLARSGAVRNVQLNSFVINPSDDQKAASFTLIGEDITNKRRVASALSNTNAQLQDLVDNTSDLIQLLTLDGKFIFVNKAWREVLGYGSDEIAALNLRDVLHPDYADSTLALLKRIQDGDKLPYFETVFRSKSGKTLFLSGSVNCRFDNGRPTAFRCILHDTTGKIRAEKSQKLYYSIANWTINTPNLDELYHKIHEELGNIIDARNFFIALYDSSKTYLSFPYYVDEYFGGNMRFTKRKLGNGLTEYTIRANKPLFLYEKDIRQLAEKHQIDLYGQLQPQVMLTAPLRIGDEITGIIGVKSYDNPLTYGPRDLELLEFISGQVALAIARKQSEAVLDKQNARLNAIFDSSTYLIWSVNKALQLTSFNKNYTRLIEYQLDELPTLHASAPKLGWRMIGEENRRMLEEKYRQTFRGFPQNFELFFETIRGETYLEFHLNPILLAGGVIEEVSGIARDITNRKRAEIATRQSEEKFRGIFENLQDIYARVDRKGRITMISPSVFKRMGYTPEEVLGQDATQFFVDKTVIRRAMIKLGRNHSLRNFEVSMRRKDGTERQFMFNMLLLKDEQGIYSVVAVLARDISELKRQSAELVKAKEEAERSLKVKERFLANMSHEIRTPMNGVIGMIDLLNDTQLDEEQRSYVKTIKRSSETLLNILNDILDLSKIEAGKMALHESPVAFKEIFEKLIALFGQQASSKNNELTYHISADLPTFVIADQTRLLQILSNLTSNAIKFTENGTVRVEASLISKRGKFNRIRVDVKDSGIGISPENINLLFNSFSQVDTSSRKSFGGTGLGLSISKELAHLMKGEVGVESIVGMGSTFWFTIELKETAISPTQQTTEVAEIALANFFSDYHPNVLLVDDNAVNRKVASEILRKAGCVVVTADSGPAAILEAEKGQKSKEKGEFNGFDVIFMDIQMPDMDGVETTRNLREKFGKQLPTVVAMTAYSMREDRERFISQGLDDYIAKPIRAQSLIAKVKEITDANRAKQISAPVQQPKPVLVASEPVLPIIDDEIVGQLRDIGGQELVDSIMEEFVTEADELVSGAVKAYTLGDIPTVKSHLHTLKGSAGTIGVARVADIARTAEGKLKVNDTSGLADALKALEQEFALFLKEWKK, from the coding sequence ATGCGCTGGTCTGCCAAAACGAAAGATGAATTGGTCGCTGAAATTCAACGGCTTCACCACGAACGCGATGGGGTAATGCTGGCGGATACAGCTCCGCCCTATACCGATGTTCGTCAGACTCTGGATCAACTCAATCTGATTGGAGTGACAGTTGATCACCAGGGAACCCTGATTTATGCCAATCCTTATACATATCGTGTAACTGCCTGGCAACCAGATGATATTGTTGGGAAAAGTTTCTTCGATATTTTTATTCCAGCGGCTGATCGGGCACGTCTTGAAATGGAATTTGAGGAAGCGCTGACGAAGCGAAGCGTTCCTGAACAAAAAGAAATCAGTTTGCTGGCGCGTAGCGGAGCTGTCCGGAATGTGCAGTTGAATTCGTTTGTCATTAATCCGTCAGACGACCAAAAGGCCGCGTCGTTTACATTGATAGGCGAAGATATTACCAACAAACGACGGGTAGCCTCGGCATTGTCTAATACCAATGCACAATTGCAGGATTTGGTCGATAATACGTCTGACCTGATTCAACTACTTACACTCGATGGCAAATTTATTTTTGTGAATAAGGCCTGGCGCGAAGTGCTGGGCTACGGCTCCGACGAAATTGCCGCCCTGAATCTGCGTGACGTGCTCCATCCCGATTATGCAGACAGTACGCTGGCATTGCTCAAGCGGATTCAGGACGGTGATAAGTTACCCTATTTTGAAACCGTTTTTCGAAGCAAATCGGGCAAAACGCTTTTTCTGTCGGGAAGTGTAAACTGTCGTTTCGATAATGGACGCCCAACGGCGTTTCGCTGTATTCTACACGATACGACCGGAAAAATTCGGGCCGAAAAATCGCAGAAACTGTACTATAGCATTGCCAACTGGACGATCAATACGCCCAACCTGGATGAGCTATATCATAAAATTCATGAAGAGCTAGGCAACATTATTGATGCCCGTAACTTCTTCATTGCGCTTTATGACTCCAGCAAAACGTACCTCTCGTTTCCTTATTATGTCGATGAGTATTTTGGAGGCAATATGCGATTCACCAAACGCAAATTGGGAAATGGCCTTACGGAATACACCATCAGAGCGAATAAACCGCTATTTCTGTACGAAAAAGACATCCGGCAACTGGCCGAAAAACACCAGATCGATTTATACGGGCAGCTTCAGCCGCAGGTAATGCTAACGGCTCCCCTTCGAATTGGCGACGAAATTACCGGTATTATCGGAGTCAAATCGTACGATAATCCGCTAACCTATGGCCCCAGGGATCTGGAACTGCTGGAATTTATTTCGGGTCAGGTGGCGCTGGCAATCGCCCGTAAGCAATCGGAGGCTGTGCTCGACAAGCAGAATGCACGACTCAATGCCATTTTTGATAGTAGCACGTATCTGATCTGGTCGGTCAATAAGGCGTTGCAACTGACCTCATTCAATAAAAATTACACCCGGCTTATTGAATACCAGCTCGATGAACTGCCCACGCTGCATGCCAGTGCTCCAAAACTAGGCTGGCGGATGATTGGGGAGGAAAACCGCCGGATGCTGGAAGAAAAGTATCGGCAAACGTTTCGGGGATTTCCACAAAACTTTGAATTGTTTTTTGAAACGATACGGGGCGAGACATACCTTGAATTTCACCTGAATCCAATTCTGCTGGCTGGCGGAGTGATTGAAGAGGTGTCGGGGATTGCCCGTGATATTACGAATCGGAAACGGGCTGAAATTGCCACCCGACAAAGCGAAGAAAAATTCCGTGGAATCTTTGAAAACCTCCAGGATATCTATGCTCGTGTAGATCGGAAAGGCCGGATCACAATGATTAGTCCTTCAGTTTTCAAACGTATGGGCTACACACCCGAAGAGGTTCTCGGGCAGGATGCTACGCAGTTTTTTGTCGATAAAACCGTTATTCGACGGGCTATGATCAAGCTGGGCCGAAATCATAGTTTACGCAATTTTGAGGTGAGTATGCGCCGGAAAGACGGCACCGAAAGGCAGTTTATGTTCAACATGTTGCTGCTAAAGGATGAGCAGGGCATCTATTCGGTGGTGGCCGTACTGGCGCGTGATATTAGCGAACTCAAGCGTCAATCGGCCGAGTTAGTCAAAGCCAAGGAAGAGGCAGAACGGTCGCTAAAGGTCAAAGAGCGATTCCTGGCCAACATGAGCCACGAAATTCGGACGCCGATGAATGGTGTTATCGGTATGATCGACCTGCTCAACGATACCCAGCTCGATGAAGAGCAGCGCAGCTATGTCAAAACCATCAAACGGTCGTCGGAAACGCTGCTTAACATCCTGAACGATATTCTGGACCTCTCTAAAATTGAGGCTGGAAAAATGGCACTCCATGAGTCGCCGGTGGCTTTTAAGGAAATTTTTGAGAAACTTATCGCGCTCTTCGGACAGCAGGCGAGTTCTAAAAACAATGAGTTGACTTATCATATAAGCGCCGATTTGCCGACGTTTGTGATTGCCGATCAGACACGGCTTTTGCAGATTCTGTCGAACCTGACCTCAAATGCCATAAAATTCACCGAAAACGGGACGGTACGTGTCGAAGCGTCGCTGATCAGTAAGCGTGGCAAGTTTAATCGAATCCGGGTAGATGTGAAAGATTCAGGGATAGGTATCTCTCCCGAAAATATCAATCTGCTGTTTAACTCATTCAGTCAGGTTGACACCTCATCGCGTAAATCGTTTGGGGGAACCGGATTAGGGCTATCTATCTCCAAAGAACTGGCTCACTTGATGAAAGGTGAAGTAGGCGTAGAGTCGATAGTAGGCATGGGCAGTACGTTCTGGTTTACCATTGAGCTTAAAGAAACCGCCATCAGCCCGACGCAACAGACAACGGAAGTTGCCGAAATCGCGCTGGCCAACTTTTTCAGTGATTACCACCCGAATGTGTTGCTCGTTGATGATAATGCAGTGAACCGTAAGGTTGCCAGCGAGATTTTGCGTAAAGCAGGTTGTGTCGTGGTTACTGCCGACAGTGGACCAGCGGCAATCCTGGAAGCGGAGAAAGGGCAAAAAAGTAAAGAAAAAGGCGAGTTTAACGGCTTCGATGTCATCTTTATGGATATCCAGATGCCCGACATGGACGGAGTGGAAACAACCCGGAACCTGCGTGAGAAATTTGGGAAGCAGCTTCCAACGGTTGTGGCCATGACGGCCTATTCCATGCGTGAAGATCGCGAACGGTTTATCAGTCAGGGTCTTGATGATTACATTGCCAAGCCGATTCGTGCTCAAAGCCTGATTGCCAAGGTTAAAGAAATAACGGATGCCAATCGGGCTAAACAGATATCAGCCCCCGTTCAACAACCGAAACCCGTTCTTGTAGCTTCTGAACCCGTGTTGCCGATTATTGACGACGAGATTGTTGGCCAATTGCGCGACATTGGCGGACAGGAGTTAGTCGATAGTATTATGGAGGAGTTTGTGACAGAGGCCGACGAACTGGTTAGCGGTGCTGTTAAAGCCTACACGCTCGGTGACATTCCAACGGTTAAGAGCCACCTGCATACGTTAAAAGGCAGCGCCGGAACGATTGGAGTTGCGCGTGTTGCCGATATTGCCCGTACTGCGGAAGGTAAACTTAAAGTGAATGATACGAGCGGTTTAGCGGATGCACTGAAAGCCCTCGAGCAAGAGTTCGCCTTGTTTTTAAAGGAATGGAAAAAATGA
- a CDS encoding WapI family immunity protein, whose product MKLTGPEGSFELNILDYECSDSPYFMDRNWLIVSLKTRYQEHDYVRTASILSTWEMELLLKWMRSIADGDELSAKLTFIDPALGFSNVSIGRGDYRFRIKLSSDALPNWKRDRTPFYLPVSPDKRELQGAIFDLERQLSQFPVRD is encoded by the coding sequence ATGAAACTGACCGGACCCGAAGGCTCTTTTGAGCTGAACATTCTGGATTATGAGTGTAGTGACTCACCCTACTTTATGGATCGTAACTGGCTGATTGTGAGCCTAAAAACTCGATATCAGGAACACGACTACGTTCGTACCGCGTCTATTCTATCAACCTGGGAGATGGAGCTACTCCTGAAATGGATGCGCTCAATAGCCGATGGCGATGAATTAAGTGCTAAGCTTACATTTATTGACCCGGCACTGGGTTTCAGTAATGTTTCGATTGGCCGCGGTGACTACCGTTTTCGCATTAAGCTCAGTTCTGATGCCCTTCCAAATTGGAAGCGAGACAGAACACCTTTTTATTTACCGGTTTCGCCCGATAAGCGTGAATTACAGGGAGCTATTTTTGATCTGGAACGGCAACTGAGCCAATTTCCAGTTAGAGACTAG
- a CDS encoding response regulator — translation MSASKRVLIAEDSSVIQNLARKILEFQNYDITAVKNGEQVLQILEKEDFSILLLDINMPVMDGMECVRRVRALPEKEKAAVPIVAITGNAKNYTEEEFKTAGFNDVLVKPLNFDRLVEVVNQLTDK, via the coding sequence ATGTCAGCTTCCAAACGCGTCCTGATTGCCGAAGATAGCTCCGTTATCCAGAATCTGGCCCGCAAAATTCTTGAATTTCAGAACTACGACATCACAGCAGTTAAAAATGGTGAACAAGTTTTGCAGATTCTGGAGAAAGAAGATTTCAGTATCCTGCTGTTAGATATTAATATGCCTGTAATGGATGGCATGGAGTGTGTCCGGCGTGTTCGTGCATTACCCGAAAAAGAGAAAGCTGCGGTTCCCATCGTAGCGATCACCGGTAACGCTAAGAACTATACGGAAGAAGAATTTAAAACGGCCGGCTTTAACGATGTTCTGGTTAAACCGCTCAACTTCGATCGATTAGTTGAAGTGGTTAATCAATTGACCGATAAATAA
- a CDS encoding MBL fold metallo-hydrolase, protein MIITLLGTGTSSGVPLIGCECDVCRSVDFRDKRLRSSIHIAIDGCSFVVDTGPDFRQQMLRLDLKQLDAVLFTHEHKDHTAGLDEVRAFNFRSGQDMPIYARLPVLTQLEREFSYIFAEHKYPGIPRIRAHEIHNETFDVLGVRVTPIDVLHHKLPVFGFRVGEFTYLTDLNYISEEELEKVYGTKVLVLDALQRLPHLSHFTLDEAIELANRIGASRTYFTHISHKLGLHREVEKELPSHIRLGYDGLQINL, encoded by the coding sequence ATGATTATCACGCTGCTGGGTACAGGAACGTCATCGGGAGTGCCGTTAATTGGGTGTGAGTGCGATGTGTGTCGATCGGTTGATTTTCGCGATAAACGATTACGCTCATCCATTCATATTGCTATTGACGGGTGCAGTTTTGTTGTCGATACAGGTCCCGATTTTCGGCAGCAGATGCTACGGCTTGATCTAAAACAGCTCGATGCAGTCCTGTTTACGCATGAACATAAAGATCATACGGCTGGTCTTGATGAAGTTCGCGCATTTAATTTCCGATCGGGCCAGGATATGCCCATCTATGCCCGTTTACCTGTTCTAACTCAGCTAGAGCGGGAATTCTCGTATATCTTCGCCGAGCATAAATACCCCGGAATTCCGCGAATCAGAGCCCACGAAATTCATAATGAGACTTTCGATGTATTGGGCGTACGAGTCACACCAATTGATGTTCTGCACCATAAACTCCCGGTTTTTGGTTTTCGTGTTGGGGAGTTCACATACCTAACCGATCTCAATTACATTTCTGAGGAAGAACTGGAAAAAGTGTATGGGACCAAAGTTCTGGTGCTTGACGCGCTCCAGCGTTTACCTCATCTTTCTCACTTCACCCTCGATGAGGCCATCGAACTGGCCAATCGAATAGGGGCGAGTAGAACCTATTTTACGCACATCAGCCACAAACTTGGCCTGCACCGGGAAGTTGAAAAAGAACTACCTTCTCATATTCGATTAGGGTATGATGGCTTACAAATCAATTTGTAG
- a CDS encoding oxygenase MpaB family protein, with protein sequence MQTLIKTSRTFSDNLLQQYRQKGDPPADAVITAVIEAGGKNELRLLMNWLSDNQDFTLNGQLTPVREFFTSYARLPAWADSRRMESGMEFFKKYASQIGLILGCFSLPYCYLGANGAQVLWLTERIKNDTIRRLQETGEWVFGVNNAKEWVTGKAIIRTLKIRLIHAGARWFTIHSGRWNNDWGYPVNQEDMAGTNLAFSYIVLRGLRKAGIQATEQEEENYLHHINVIGYLNGVAEELLPENLREAYVLDRSIARRQFVSSEAGRGLTHSLLTGITEQVRKTAKRSVDDRPEAIRNLAAGEMRFFLGDQYADWLGIPKASVEKRMAGLVNRLPIFSGQLPNL encoded by the coding sequence ATGCAAACGCTCATAAAGACATCCCGAACGTTTTCCGATAACCTGCTACAACAATACCGCCAGAAGGGCGATCCGCCCGCCGATGCGGTCATTACCGCTGTTATTGAAGCCGGAGGAAAAAACGAACTTCGTTTACTAATGAACTGGCTGTCCGATAATCAGGACTTTACCCTTAACGGGCAACTGACTCCTGTTCGCGAATTCTTTACCAGTTATGCCCGACTGCCAGCCTGGGCAGACTCCAGACGAATGGAAAGCGGCATGGAATTTTTTAAAAAATACGCCAGCCAAATTGGCTTGATTCTGGGGTGTTTTTCGCTGCCGTATTGTTATCTGGGAGCCAATGGAGCGCAGGTGCTCTGGCTTACAGAACGAATTAAAAACGATACCATTCGCCGGTTACAGGAGACTGGAGAGTGGGTGTTTGGCGTGAACAATGCAAAGGAATGGGTAACAGGGAAGGCCATAATCAGAACGCTCAAAATACGATTAATTCACGCAGGTGCGCGTTGGTTTACCATTCATTCTGGGCGTTGGAATAACGATTGGGGGTATCCAGTCAATCAGGAAGATATGGCGGGTACGAACCTGGCCTTCTCCTATATAGTGCTGCGAGGCTTGCGAAAAGCGGGGATACAGGCGACCGAACAGGAGGAAGAAAACTACCTTCATCATATCAATGTCATTGGTTATCTGAACGGCGTCGCCGAAGAGCTGCTGCCTGAAAATCTTCGCGAAGCCTATGTACTGGATCGTTCCATCGCCCGTCGACAGTTTGTTTCATCGGAAGCGGGCCGCGGGCTTACGCATTCGCTCCTTACGGGTATTACTGAGCAGGTAAGAAAGACGGCAAAGCGGTCAGTTGATGATCGACCCGAAGCAATCCGGAACCTCGCAGCGGGTGAAATGCGTTTCTTTCTGGGCGATCAGTATGCCGATTGGCTCGGTATTCCTAAAGCTTCCGTCGAAAAACGGATGGCTGGACTGGTTAACCGTCTGCCAATTTTCTCAGGTCAGTTACCGAATTTATAA
- the mnmE gene encoding tRNA uridine-5-carboxymethylaminomethyl(34) synthesis GTPase MnmE — MFQLEPIAALATAPGIGAIAVLRVSGEGSIDITNRIFRGKDLTKQDSHTAHFGTLRTVDGHIIDEVLVTVFRAPKSFTKEDVVEISCHGSEFIIQQILRRLTQEGARLARPGEFTQRAFLNGQFDLVQAEAVADLISSDSEASHRAALSQLRGGFSKQLKLLRQQLIDFVALVELELDFGEEDVEFAHRDQLRQLMLDIRRVLHPLIDSFSTGNAIKNGVPTVIIGKPNAGKSTLLNALLNEEKAIVSDIPGTTRDVIEDELFIDGIRFRLIDTAGLREATDQIEAIGIERTQQKMRDSALVVYLFDGKNISPEELQTSVADIRLSGKPYLLVGNKLDALTDEKKQLLESIAAEPIVWISASQQTYLDDLKAALSARVRTDSAVQTGSAVVTNARHYEHLTGTDDALVRALTGLDAGVTPDWLAMDLRVALRHLGELTGEITTDDLLDSIFSKFCIGK; from the coding sequence TTGTTTCAGTTAGAACCTATTGCTGCTTTGGCTACTGCGCCAGGCATTGGTGCCATTGCTGTCCTTCGGGTATCGGGCGAAGGTTCCATTGACATAACCAACCGTATTTTCAGAGGGAAAGACCTCACAAAGCAGGATTCGCATACGGCCCATTTTGGCACATTGCGCACTGTTGATGGTCATATTATTGATGAAGTCCTGGTAACGGTTTTTCGAGCGCCGAAGTCATTTACAAAAGAAGACGTTGTCGAAATCTCCTGTCATGGATCCGAGTTTATTATTCAGCAGATTTTACGTCGACTGACGCAGGAAGGAGCCCGACTGGCCCGTCCCGGCGAATTTACCCAGCGAGCCTTTTTAAATGGCCAGTTTGATCTGGTTCAGGCCGAGGCCGTAGCTGACCTGATTTCGTCTGATTCGGAGGCCAGTCACCGTGCAGCATTGTCGCAGTTGCGGGGAGGTTTCTCAAAACAGCTGAAATTATTACGTCAGCAATTAATTGATTTTGTCGCGTTGGTAGAGCTGGAACTGGATTTTGGCGAAGAAGACGTCGAATTTGCGCATCGCGACCAACTCCGGCAACTCATGCTCGATATCCGGCGCGTATTGCATCCGTTGATTGACTCATTCTCGACAGGTAACGCGATTAAAAATGGGGTACCTACCGTGATCATTGGCAAACCGAATGCGGGGAAATCGACGCTGCTGAACGCCTTGTTAAATGAGGAGAAGGCTATCGTTTCCGATATTCCGGGGACAACGCGTGATGTCATCGAAGATGAACTGTTCATTGATGGCATCCGGTTTCGTTTAATTGATACCGCAGGTTTACGGGAAGCTACCGATCAGATTGAAGCAATTGGTATTGAGCGCACTCAACAAAAAATGCGGGACTCTGCCTTGGTCGTTTATCTGTTCGACGGAAAGAATATCTCGCCTGAAGAACTCCAGACGTCAGTCGCCGACATACGTTTATCGGGCAAGCCGTATTTACTGGTTGGTAACAAACTGGATGCACTGACCGATGAAAAGAAACAGCTACTGGAAAGCATTGCTGCCGAACCCATTGTCTGGATTTCTGCGTCGCAGCAAACCTACCTCGATGACCTGAAAGCTGCGTTATCGGCCCGCGTTCGGACTGATTCGGCCGTGCAGACGGGTAGCGCTGTCGTGACCAATGCCCGACATTATGAACACCTGACGGGCACCGACGACGCACTGGTTCGTGCTCTAACAGGGCTGGATGCCGGAGTAACCCCAGACTGGCTGGCCATGGACTTGCGGGTTGCTTTGCGTCATCTGGGTGAGCTGACAGGAGAAATAACGACAGATGATTTACTGGACTCCATTTTTAGTAAGTTCTGTATCGGAAAGTAA
- a CDS encoding TonB family protein, whose product MKTFVAYLGILLLCPYLSQGQSIDRSLNNDPAFRQAFSQLIRYPAAAQRAEKVAKAYVEFKVDRQGKVTDVQVLNQGNVDASFKEEVNRLMSQLPAQKQTYSGTYVLPIVFELEGSGRVIKPHEEEPSFFESLPKGLLLEGAFVVAYLK is encoded by the coding sequence ATGAAAACTTTTGTTGCTTATTTAGGTATCCTCCTGCTCTGCCCTTATTTGTCGCAGGGACAATCGATTGATCGTTCACTAAATAACGATCCTGCTTTTCGTCAAGCATTTTCGCAACTGATACGCTACCCGGCAGCTGCTCAACGAGCAGAAAAAGTAGCCAAAGCGTATGTCGAATTTAAAGTAGATCGCCAAGGGAAGGTGACCGATGTCCAGGTATTGAACCAAGGCAACGTGGATGCTTCATTTAAAGAAGAAGTTAATCGTCTGATGAGCCAGCTTCCTGCTCAAAAACAAACGTATTCGGGTACTTATGTTCTTCCTATTGTCTTTGAGTTAGAAGGCAGTGGCCGGGTGATTAAGCCACATGAAGAAGAACCTTCCTTTTTCGAATCGCTACCGAAAGGGTTGCTTTTAGAGGGTGCCTTTGTGGTCGCCTATCTAAAATAG
- a CDS encoding TlpA family protein disulfide reductase: MHRTRKAISESRSPNQQPLFPVLDPTYQKHQQNYDNWSECVKGQKAPLSAFQTIDGESYDIATLSGKVLVVNFWYMSCAPCVAEMPALNKLVKEYKGKNVLFLGFSSDKAAALKPAFFENHPFDFKIIADARNIIIPFHTNSFPTTYIVDQRGIIHQAWIGFVGNGMDSLAPYHKAKSAIDDLLTTANK, from the coding sequence ATGCATAGAACCAGAAAAGCCATAAGCGAGAGTAGATCGCCCAATCAGCAGCCGCTTTTTCCTGTTCTTGACCCTACTTACCAGAAGCATCAACAGAATTACGATAACTGGTCAGAATGTGTAAAAGGTCAAAAAGCTCCTTTATCCGCTTTCCAGACGATTGATGGGGAATCCTATGATATAGCAACTTTATCGGGTAAGGTTCTGGTGGTAAATTTTTGGTACATGAGCTGCGCCCCCTGCGTAGCTGAAATGCCCGCTTTGAATAAGCTGGTGAAGGAGTATAAGGGCAAAAATGTCCTATTTCTTGGTTTTTCAAGTGATAAAGCAGCAGCCTTGAAGCCCGCCTTTTTTGAGAATCATCCCTTCGATTTCAAAATCATTGCTGACGCCAGAAATATCATTATTCCCTTCCATACCAATAGCTTTCCGACGACTTATATTGTGGATCAGCGAGGAATTATTCACCAGGCCTGGATTGGGTTTGTGGGCAACGGAATGGATAGCTTAGCTCCCTATCATAAAGCCAAATCGGCCATCGACGACCTATTGACAACGGCGAATAAATGA